In the candidate division KSB1 bacterium genome, AAGCAATGAAACGTGCTCTTCATACTGCACGCAGCCGGCAAGCGCGAGGCTCATCAGGAATATCGGCGAAAGCAGGCACCTGCTCATCGCTGTGCCTCACCGCTTCTCGACAATGATGTCGCCATCCTCGGTGAAGGCGCTGATCAACGCTCGACCTTTTCCCAATCGAACCTTGAGACGCTGGCCCCCTTCCTCCTCGCTGGGCACTCCCTTCTCCGTCCGGATGCGCCCGGTAACCGTACGCAGGTCCAGTTCTGCGTCCGGGTCGGGGGGCAAGGAAAGGATGATATCCCCATCCTCTGTGTCGACGCGCAGCCGGGAGAGTCGTTGCAGCACCGGTTCTACCTCCACGTCGCCGCTGGCAGTACGAACGTCCAGGCGCTGAAGGTCACAGCGCAGAACCGCCACGTCGGCGTCGTCGGTTTCGGCGCTCACCTCCGAGGCCACACACTCTTCCAGACGGATAAGTCCATCGTTGGTGATGGCGCGAATGGCCCCCTCGGGCATAGCCAGGCGGTAGAGGACAATGTTGCCGTCGTCTGTCTCCAAACGGAGCCTGGCGGCCCTGAGGTCTTGTAGCTCCACGTCACCATCGGCCACAGTGATCAGCACGGCCCCCCACTTCCCTTCCGCTTCCACATCTGCGTCGTCCGCCTCAAGGCGCAAGTCCACCCCCTCGGGGACCTGTAGCTGCAGTTCCACGGAGACGTTGGAAGCTGAACCCCACTTGTTGGGATTGAACAGGTCCCAGAAGCTCCGCACTGGTGTTGCGCCGTGGTCGAACACGACGATCTCGACTTCACCTGTTCGCTTCCGGACCTCCACTTCGATTTCATCCAGTCTCCGTTGGGCCTCCCGGCGGCTGGAAGCCCAGGCGCGACGCACGATCTGGACCTCGGCCTGTTCTTTCTCCCAGGTCGACAGGCGCACACTGCCATCCTCCAGGCGCAGCGAAAGCCTGGACCCGGGCGCGAGATGGAAGGCCTGGACGTCGGTCTTCTTGGCCTCGACGGCCAGGGCCGCAGCTGCGTGCAGCAGAGCTGCTGTCGCCACCCAGCTCCAAACGCGGACTCTCACGACTGCCCTCCCATTGCCTGGAAACCCACGCTGTTGCCCACAACGCGCATCTCAGGGTACGAGGGGGCCTACCGAAAGTTTCAGCGCAGGCTACCGCCCCGGGAAATGGCAATGCGAGAGCGGGGCAGACGAATAGGGGGCTATTCCTGGGAGGCCAGATACCGCAGGCGATCGAGCTCGTTGGCG is a window encoding:
- a CDS encoding DUF4097 domain-containing protein, giving the protein MRVRVWSWVATAALLHAAAALAVEAKKTDVQAFHLAPGSRLSLRLEDGSVRLSTWEKEQAEVQIVRRAWASSRREAQRRLDEIEVEVRKRTGEVEIVVFDHGATPVRSFWDLFNPNKWGSASNVSVELQLQVPEGVDLRLEADDADVEAEGKWGAVLITVADGDVELQDLRAARLRLETDDGNIVLYRLAMPEGAIRAITNDGLIRLEECVASEVSAETDDADVAVLRCDLQRLDVRTASGDVEVEPVLQRLSRLRVDTEDGDIILSLPPDPDAELDLRTVTGRIRTEKGVPSEEEGGQRLKVRLGKGRALISAFTEDGDIIVEKR